A window from Gossypium raimondii isolate GPD5lz chromosome 7, ASM2569854v1, whole genome shotgun sequence encodes these proteins:
- the LOC105802661 gene encoding glycine-rich protein 3, whose product MGSISKSFLLLALLAAVVLLISSEVAARDLAETTTENNNGEVATETTQAELEDGRGGYNGRGHGGKGGYGGGHGGYGGGGHGGYGGGHGGYGGGGHGGYGGGGHGGYGGGGHGGHGGHGGGYKGGCAYGCCRSDHHGRGCQRCCSYAGEAVEVETHA is encoded by the exons atgGGTTCCATTTCCAAGAGTTTCCTTCTCCTTGCTCTTTTAGCTGCTGTTGTTCTTCTCATTTCTTCGGAAGTGGCAGCTCGAGATCTTGCTGAAACTACCACTGAAAACAATAATG GTGAGGTGGCTACCGAAACAACCCAGGCTGAGCTAGAAGATGGACGCGGAGGTTATAATGGAAGAGGACACGGAGGGAAAGGAGGGTATGGAGGTGGGCACGGAGGGTATGGTGGTGGTGGCCACGGAGGGTATGGTGGTGGCCACGGAGGATATGGTGGTGGTGGCCACGGAGGATACGGTGGTGGTGGCCACGGAGGATACGGTGGTGGTGGCCACGGCGGTCACGGTGGACATGGAGGAGGTTATAAAGGAGGCTGCGCCTATGGCTGCTGTCGTTCAGATCATCACGGAAGAGGCTGCCAAAGGTGCTGCTCTTATGCTGGCGAGGCTGTCGAAGTTGAAACTCACGCCTAA